The region GAAACCAAAAACGGACCTGCAGACGGGGATGCAGGGAACTGTGGAATGGTATGTTAGCAAATGGGAACAGGCCACCCTTTAATTTCCGTAGTTATCCCGGTTTACGGATGTGAAACCTGCTTAGAAGAGCTTAGCAAGCGAATTACAGAAACGATGAAACAAATACCAGCCCATTTTGAAATCATCTTTGTCAATGATGCCAGCCCCGACAATGCATGGCAAACCATCGTACAGCTTGCGGCCAATGATGATCGGATTAAAGGAATTGATCTGGCCAGAAACTTTGGACAGCATCATGCCATAACCGCCGGCCTAGACTATACTGCAGGTGACTGGATTGTCGTCATGGATTGTGATCTGCAGGATAAACCGGAAGAAATAAAAACATTGTACGATAAGACACAGGAAGGGTTTGAAGTTGTTTTCGGCAACAGGGCAGTAAGACAGGATAACTGGTTCAAACGCAAAACGTCACAAATGTTTTACCGGGTATATGATTATTTTACGGGGCGCACTTCTGACCATACCATTGCCAATTTCAGCATCAGTTCCAAAAAAGTTATCGATGGGTTCAGAAGAATGCGGGAGCAAAACCGCTTCTTTCCTTTGTTTATTCAATGGATGGGATACAAAACCGACACTGTAAAGATAGAACATTGTGCACGGATGGAAGGAAAATCTTCTTATAATATCAAGAAACTGGTATCCCTTGCAACGGACGCCATCATTTCTCAGTCCAATAAACCATTGCGCCTGTCGATTCAGTTTGGATTTTTAATTGCCCTCGCGTCCTTTTTATACGGATTGTATTTATTTATCCGGTATTTTTTCCTGGCACAGCCAGTACAGGGCTGGACCAGTGTCATGGTCTCCATTTACTTTATCGGCGGATTGGTTTTTTTCAATTTCGGTGTACTGGGACTTTATCTCGGTAAAGTCTTCAATGAAGCAAAAGCCCGTCCACTCTACCTCATACGGGAAACGACCAAAGACCTGAAAGAACGGAGATGATGATATGGAAACAATACGTGAAACACCGTGGGATAAACGAAATTTCAATATTGACACTTATGAAATACTCGACTATTCAGAAGAAACACTCGAAAAAACAGACACGCTTAATGGACACTTCACCATTAAGGTCAATCCGCTGGAAAATCCGGAACTGCTTTTAAAACATGGATTTTATTACATGGATACATTAATCGAACCAGTTTGCCAGCGAAAAAATTTAACAATCTACCAAAAAAATGGAACATCTATCTCACGCGAATATGACTGGGAGCAAATTGCTCATATTGCCGATGAAGCATTCATGCACGGGCGATTCCATCGGGATTTTCACATCCCCAATCACTTGGCTGATCTGCGTTATGCGAACTGGGTAAAAGATCTGCAGAAGCAAGACAATATTTTTGCATTGAAATACAACGGCCAAACAGTAGGATTCTATGGGTATGTTCATGACAAAGTCCTGCTTCTTGGGATTAAAAAAGACTTCCGCAAACTAGGACTCGCCAAAGCGTTCACCAGTCAGGGGTGCCTGGAGCAATTCAACCTGGGTTATGACCAGCTCCGCACATCAATCTCAGCGGCTAATGTTGCATCCTTGAATCTTTTTTATGCACTGGGATTCAGGCTGTCAGATACTGTTGATGTGTACCATAAACTATCCGGTCCGGGCGTGTGACCATGGGATACCTCTATATTTTCGGAACGATTTTTTTTACCGTCTACGGACAACTGGTGCTGAAATGGAAAATTGATCAAGCCGGCAGTCTTCCCCAGGAATGGATGGAAAAGCTGCTGTTCCTGCTGCAGCTTTTGCTTAATCCGTGGATTTTGTCAGGTTTTATGTCGGCATTTGTCGCATCATTGTTCTGGATGGCAGCCATGACCAAATTTAATATCAGTTATGCTTACCCGTTTATGAGTTTGTCATTTGTTCTGGTTTTTCTGTTGTCGGTATTTTTATTTGGGGATCCGGTGACAGGAAAAAAAGTACTCGGTTTGGCCCTGATTGTAGCGGGCATTATCGTAACGAGCCAATCTTTGTGAGGTGAAAATATGATTCCGTTTAACAAGCCATGTTATGTGGGGGACGAGGACAAAACAATCAGCAAAGCACTGCAGCATAATAAACTTTCCGGAAACGGTTCTTTTGGAAAAATATGTACCGACTGGCTGGAGAATCAGCTGAATTGTGAAAAAGCACTGCTTACACCATCATGCACAGCGGCACTGGAAATGACCGCACTGCTCATTGATGCAGGGCAAGGTGATGAAATTATTATGCCGTCCTATACTTTTGTATCTACTGCAAATGCATTTGCGCTAAGAGGAGCGTCGATCCGGTTTGTTGATGTGGATCCGGCGACAATGAATATCTCTCCTTCAGCAATTAAAGAGGCAATTACCAGCAAAACAAAAGCAATCGTTGTCGTCCATTATGCTGGTGTATCCTGTGATATGGACACTGTAATGGATATTGCCCAGCGTGACAATCTATGGGTGATAGAAGATGCAGCACAAGGGTTAATGAGTTCGTTTAGGGGAAAACCGCTCGGCACTATCGGCCATTTCGGCACCATCAGTTTTCATGAAACAAAAAACTACACATGTGGTGAAGGTGGTGCTTTAATTATCAATGATATCGATATGATCGAACGGGCCGAAATATTACAGGAAAAAGGAACAAACCGTCAGCAGTTTTTTCGGGGAATGGTCGACAAGTACTCCTGGCGGGATATCGGATCCTCCTATCTCCTAAGCGACATCAATGCAGCCTATTTATCTGTACAACTGCACAACGCCAAACATATTTTGTCCGACCGGATGTATTCCTGGGATAAATATTTTAACGCTCTTTGTGACTTAGATGAAATCGGCATTCCCTTTATTCCGGACAGTTGCACACATAATGCCCATATGTTTTATATCAAAACGGATGAGGCGCATGGACTGATTGACTTTCTGGCCAAGAACGATATTATGGCCGTTACCCATTATGTACCGCTTCATTCTTCATATGCCGGACAAATATACGGTGAAATGGCAGGCAGGGATCAACATACAACCAGGGAAAGTGAACGAATTGTGCGACTGCCATTATATTACGGAATGGGAGAAGAGACTGTCGATTATGTGGCGAGCCATGTCAAAAGCTATTTCAGGTCATAAACTCATTCTGCTTGCCTGCCTGATTATTGCCGCATATTTGATGCCTTATTTGATCCTTGGCGAGGATACACATATTCGTGTCCACGACAATCTTGATTCAAACATTGTCTGGTATAAACTTCTTGTTGAAAGCGGCCAGTTTTTTTCAACGGGAACGTTGCCGAATGTCATTAACGGGCTGCCGCGAAGCACACTTGCTTCCCCTTTTGATATAGTGGTCTGGCTTTATGTACTTTTTGAGCCGATAACTGCATATACAATCGGTCAGGCGGTAATGCGGTTTGCTGCGTTTTTTGGCATGTATCTTTTGTTGCGGCGATGGATCCGCCAGCCTTGGATAACAGTAGGAACAGCTTTAGGGTTCGCCCTGCTCCCTTATTGGCCATCAGGACTTCTGTCAATTGCGGGATTGCCACTCGCCCTGCATATTTTTCTAAATATCCGAAAGCACGGCTGGAATGTTCGAAAGTATAATTGGGTAATTCTATTTTTGCTTCCGTTTTTTTCAAGTTTTATCTTAACCTTTGTATTTTTCCTTGGTTTGATTGGGCTGCTCTGGCTGATAGACCGGTTTCGTCTTCACAAGTTTAATTGGCCGTTTTTTACAGCCATCGCAGGCATGACGGTACTGTATCTTGCCAAAAACTATATTCTGATTTATGGCATGTTTTTCAGTGATGGATTCACGTCGCACCGGGAGAATCTTAATCTAGGCCATAACAATTTAACTGATACGTTTGAATTGTTTGCAGACAATTTTATTAACGGACATACACATGACATGGCTGTCCAAACGTATATTATCATTCCGGTTATTGGTCTGGCATTTCTGGTTGCTGCCCGGCATAATATCAAACCGAGGCTGCTCACTGCGCTGTTTTTGTTCAATGCATTTCTTTCCCTCTGGTATGCTTTCTGGTACTGGGAAGGCTGGCGCATTGTCAAAGAGAACTTCATGATTGCCAACACGTTTAATTTCAGCCGAATCCATTTTCTTGACCCGATGATTTGGTATATTTGTTTTGCCCTGGCATTGTGGATTTTGTGGAGACACCTGCCGTTTGGGAAAGTGCTTGTTTCCGTATTGATGGTGGTACAGCTGGGGATTCTTATTGGGCTGAATGAAGAAATCAAATACAGTAGCATTGACACCCCAACGTTTGCTGAATTTTATTCGGTCGATTTGTTCGATGATATACAGGAATACATCGGGAAGGATCAATCTGAATATCGGGTTGTCAGCATTGCCATGCATCCGACGATTGCCCAGTACAACGGATTTTTTACGCTTGATACGTATAATAATAGCTTTCCGCTCTCCTATAAGCAAAAATTCCGGAAAATCATCGCCCCGGAACTGGAAAAAAATAAAACACTCAAAAATTACTATGACACATGGGGAAGCCGACTTTATATGTATGTTGCAGAACTCGGCAAGCATTATCTGTTCACGAAGCAGAGTGATGAAGTAATTGATAACCTGGAAATAAACACATCAGCACTACGGAAGCTTGGTGGTGATTACGTTTTTTCAGCACTGCCGATTGAAAATTATCAGGAAAATGGTTTGTCATTTGAACGCAGCTTCACAGCTGCAGGTTCGGGGTCCCCATGGAAAATATACTTATATAAAGTGGAACCTGATTAATTCAGGTTCCGCTTTTTGACTTAAATAAAGACGATTGATTTTATGCGCGATTTTACACCTTTTATGCTCGGTTTCAGGTGCGATATACGTAATTCCTGCTCATTATATATGCTCGATTTTAAATCAGCTGTTCGAGCCAGTTTCTTTTCTTGAACTTAAAAATACTAAATGGAATAATAGAAATACAAATCCGACATCATTAATTGGAATAAAAGTGAGTGATGATATAATGAAAAGATTAGCCGATTTAAATACGATGGAAGAACGTCTCGATCTAATGAAAGAGACAGTGAAGCCTTTTAAACAGCGTGGCGAAATACACGATCGGGAAGGAACATTCCCCTTTGATAACTTTAATGACCTGAAAGATATCGGGTATCCGGCCTTGACCATTCCCGAAAAATTCGGTGGATTAGGAATTTCTCTGTGCGAAATGCTTAAGCATCAGGAAATCATTGCGAAGGCAGACGGTTCAACAGCTCTTTCGATTGGCTGGCATATGGGTATTACGAAACATACAGGTGAAAATGAAAGCTGGGACCGGAAAAAATTCCAGGCATTTGCCGATGATGTCAAGGAAACCGGAGCACTGTTGAATAATGCAGCTACTGAACCTGCCACGGGAAGCCCTACGCGTGGCGGAAAACCTCAAACGACCGCCAAAAAATCCGGCAATGGCTGGGTAATTACTGGCCGAAAGACTTTTACAACGATGGCGCCAATTCTCTCGTACGCGGTTGTGAGTGCCTCCATTGAAAACTCAGATAAAGTGGGGAATTTTTTAATCAGGCGCGAACGCGAAGGTGTAAGCGTTGATGAAACGTGGGATTCTACCGCTATGAAGGCAAGCGGAAGTCATGACCTTGTTCTTGAAAACGTTCATATTGGCGAGGACGATTTGATTGGCTATCTGACTCCAGGCAAGAAGGCTGCTGCCGGATGGCTGCTGCATATCCCGGCATGTTACCTTGGCATTGCCCGTGCCGCACAGGAGTACGCAACCATTTTTGCTTCGGAATACTCACCAAACAGCATTCAAGGAACGATTTCGGAATTGCCGAATGTGAAAGAAAAACTGGGTCAGATGGAACTGCGCATCATGCAAAGTTCCAGTTTTCTGTACAGTGTCGCTGCAAAATGGGATGCAAGCAGTGAGATGGTAAGGGCAAACATGCAGCCAGAACTGGGAGCGGTTAAAGTGTCGGTGGTCAACCAGGCAGTGGAAATTGTTGACCTCGCAATGAGGGTGGCCGGAGCACGCAGTTTATCGGCAAAAAACCCGCTCCAACGCTACTACCGCGACGTCCGTGCCGGAATCCATAACCCGCCAATGGATGACATGGTAATCTCGCAACTAGGTGGTCATGCCTTAAACAGGATAAAATAAACGAAAGGATAGCCTGGTAAATATAGGCTATCCTTTTAAAATACCTATTGTTTTCTGTTCTCCAGCAAACTGACAATTCTGCCGCCAACATCTGCAGTCGATGCTTTTCCGCCAAGATCCGGGGTCAAGTTGTCTTTTTCCTTAATAATTTCCCGGATGACCTCAAGGACTATCGCGCCCCATCGTTCCTCATCAAAAAAATCGAGCATCTGACTGACCGACCAGATTGCAGCAAGCGGATTGGCAAGTCCTTTTCCGGCAATATCCGGTGCTGATCCATGTACAGGCTCGAACATGGATGGGAATTCTTTTTCAGGATTCACGTTTGCTCCGGTTGCCAGTCCCAGCCCGCCTGTCAATGCAGCACCAAGGTCTGTTAAAATATCGCCGAAAAGATTGGATGTGACAACAACTTCAAACCTGCCAGGATCATTGACGAAATACAGACTTGCGGCATCGACAAGATAGGAGGAGGTTTCAACATCCGGATACTCTTTGCCAATCTCTTCAAAAACCTCATCCCAGAAAACCATTGAATGGTTCAAAGCATTGCCTTTGCTGATGCTTGTGAGAGTTTTTCCGGTACGTTTTGCTTCCTCATAGGCATAACGGATAATCCGCTCTGTACCTTTGCGGGAAAACACTCCAGTCTGCAAAACGACTTCTTCCGGCTTTCCTTTATATAACCGGTCACCGGCACCCGCGTACTCACCTTCACTGTTTTCACGGATCACAAGAAAATCAATATCTTTATCGGTTCGGGATTTCAATGGTGTTAACGATTCATCCAAAAGTGTTACTGGACGAAGATTTACATATTGATCAAATTCTTTCCGGATTTTCAACAGCAAATCCCAAAGTGAAATGTGATCCGGTACACCAGGATAGCCGACAGCACCCAGGTAGATGGCATCAAATGTTTTCAACTGCTCGATTCCATCATCAGCCATCATTCTGCCTTCCTGCAGATAATACTCACACCCCCACGGAAATTCGGTAAATGAGAAAGAAAGATTATCATCTAAATTTTCAATTGCTTTTAATACTTTAACTCCTTCTGCTACGACTTCCGGTCCAATTCCATCACCCGGAATCAACGCTATATTGATATGCTTCATACATTACCTCCTCATTAGCTACGATATGTTTCAATCAGGCGTGCAGTCTTTCCTCATTCTTTGTTTTTTGTTGTTGCCGGTTGCCCAGATACCGAATCAGGAAGAACTGAATAATAATCCCCGCAATCAGAAGCACAAAACCATTTCCAACTATAGAATAGGAAAGGAATAATACTGCAGCAATTCCTGCAGGCACCAATGCATATGGGATTTGTGTATTGACGTGTGCGATATGATCTGATTCAGCAAATATCGATGACATAACGGTAGTATCCGAAATTGGGGAAACATGGTCACCGAAGATTGCCCCGGCAAATACGGCACCTATTATAATTTGCACTAGCTCTATACCGCCAAAACTATAGGCAAGCGGAATGGCAATCGGTGTCAGAATAGACATCGTCCCCCATGATGTGCCTGTAGCAAACGAGATGAACATGCCAATAATAAATATCAGAAACGGAATAAGTGCTGCTGTCATCCAGCTTTCCGTCACACTGACAACATATTCAGCAGTTCCCAATTCCGAAGTGACGGTACCAATCGACCATGCCAACACAATAATAATCAGTGCCGGCAGCATCGTCCGTATCCCGCCCAGGAGTGTGTCTTCGCATGTTTTCAAATCCATCCCCTGAAAAAGTGCAATAATCATACCCACTAACGTCATCGAAAATGCACCCCATGTCAGGGATACTGCAACCTTTGTATCAGCCAACGCATCCATGATGGACTTTCCTTCAGCGCCGCCACCCGTGAACCACAATGCCCAGACACTTACGCCAATAAGTGTTGCAAGCGGTAAAATAAAGTTCCATACACTTCCTTCTTTTTTAAAAGGCTCACCCAAATCCTGGTCCACTGATGATAATGGGGTTGAATCCTCCGGAATTAATTTACCTGTCGTTTTCGCCCGGTGCTCCGCTTTTGCCATCGGTCCAAAATCCTTCATGGCAATAATCATTGGAACAGCCAACAAACATAGTATCGCATAAAAATTCCAAGGAATCGACTGCAGGAAGACAAAATATGGCTCAGCCCCGGTGATACTTAAACCAGCAAAAGCAGCGGCAATCAACGAGACCTGAAAACCAATCCAGTCCGAGACAGGTCCAAGTGTTGCCATTGGTGCTGCTGTTGAATCCAATATGTACGACAGTTTTTCCCTTGAAACTTTATGCTTCGCGGTAATATCTTTAGAAGCATTCCCAACAATAACGGTATTGACATAATCATTGAAAAAAATCACGATCCCTAAAATGTATGCTAAAAATTGGACACGTTTAGCTGATGTCAGTTTTTTTTCCAGCATTTTGATCAGCCCGGCGGACCCACCAGTTTTAAACATGAATGCGGCCCCAGTCCCAAGTAACGCTGTCATTACCAGGAAGCGCGCATTCCACGGATCCGTCATCACGTCTTTCATCCAGGTAAACGTTATCCCGACACCCGCAAACGGATCACCGCCTGCTGCAATCATCCCTCCAATCCAGATACTGATAAACAATGACATTAGTACCCGTTTCGTGACAATTGCCAAAGCGACAGCAGCAAGCGGTGGTACAATAGATAAAAAGTCCATCTGAAACTTTCTCCCCTTCGTATATTTTAAATATATTCTCGCTGGACCCGCATCATCAAACTTGCTAAAACTTCATCAACATTACTGCCCATCCAGTCAGCAATTTGTGGAGCAAGAATTTCATTATCACCCTGTCTGCCCATGACAATGACTTCGTCGCCTTCTGAGACTCCATCAATATTGGTGACATCAATCAGCGTCTGATCCAATGAGATAGAACCGACAATTCCAGCTCGTTGTCCCCTGACAAGCATCTGACCCTTGTTGGATAGCGCGAGATGGTACCCATCACCAAGGCCGATTGGAACAACTGCAATTTTTTCCTTTTTTTTGGTGACATAACTGCCGCCGTAACCGACAGGGGTTTCAGGCGGCAATTCCCGCACCCTGACAAGCTTTGACCGCAGGCGCATAACCGGTTTTAACCGGACCATTTTCCGTTGGCGTGGTGCAGGAGCATAGCCAAACAACGCAATACCGGGGCGTACCATACCAAGGTGCATATCCTGACGCTCAAGTGTAATGGTCGATGCTGCTACATGCTTGATTGGAAAATGAAACCCATTACTTTCCAATTCCGCCACAGTATCATGAAACAGTTGATATTCCTGTTCCGTTTTTTCCCATTCACCTTCGTCGGCACTGGAAAAGTGTGTATAAATGCCTTCCCAGCTTATGCCAGGAAGATCATAGCAGGTTTCACAAAAGGACAGCACCTCGCCCGGCTCCATTCCAAACCGGTGCAGCCCCGTGTCCATTTTGACATGCAGAGGCAACGTTACATTTCGCTTTATCGCTTCCGCACTTATCGTTTTTGCCAGTTCAGTGGATGCAACAAATGGGGTCAATTCATATTCAATCACATCACCGGCCTGTTCAAATGTGATGGAACCCAGCAAATGAATCGGTACATCGACACCACTTTCGCGAAGCGCTGCACCTTCCTCTACTGCCGTAACCCCGAGGCGGTCAGCCCCGGCTTTGACAGCTTCCTTGCCGATCGGCACAACTCCATGACCATATGCATTCGTCTTAATTACCGCCATTAGCATACTGTCATCATGTATCCGTTTTTTTATATTCCGGACGTTTTCATGAAAGGCACCAAGGTCGACTTCCGCCACCGTCGGATTATGGGATGTTATCCTTGCTGTCTGCCGCATACACCATTCCCCCCTCATTTAAAATGGATTTTTTTCCATTACTTCCAGCTTCAGCATTCTCGGACTAGAGCCCTGCCTACGCTTTGCTTTCAGCATTTTCCTCATAAAGCGAACGGAATGCTTTTACCAGTTTTTTGGTGACATTTCCCGGCGAACCATCGCCAATCGTGTGATTATCCACCTGTAAAATTGGGATGACATCCAGTTTTGTCGCCGAAACAAACACTTCATCAGCTGCAAGCAATTCATCAACGGTAAACGTTTCCTCATTAGTTTTTATTCCCAGTTCGGCAGCCAATTGCAGTAATTTTTTTCGAGTAATCCCATTTAAAATATAGTTATCAGCCGGATGTGTATACAATTCACCATTTTTTACCATAAATACATTCGATGCACTTGCTTCCGTTACCGTTTCACCTCTGTGCAGGATTGCTTCAACTGCATCATTTTCCACTGCTTCCTGTTTGGCCATTGCATTTGGCAATAGATTCAATGTCTTTATGTCACAACGCAGCCAGCGGATATCATCAACAAGCACAGCTTTTGCACCCTGATCCTCCACATCGGTCATCCTGTCTTCTTCCCGCGTATATGCAACAGTTACTGATGATACATCATCACCCGGGAAATAATGTTCCCGTGATGCAATTCCCCTGGATATCTGCATATAAATAATGCCCTCTTCCAATTTGTTGACAGACACAAGTTCTTCCAGCTTCTGTTTCAGCTGTGCGGTCGATTCAGGCAGATCCAGCCGGATTTCGCGGGCACTTCTTTCCAACCGCTCCATATGCTCATCAAGCATTAATGGCTTACCATTGTAAACACCGATAACCTCATAGATCCCGTCACCAAACTGATAGGCGCGGTCTTCAATATCCACAATATTTTCCCGCTCGATTATCTCATTATTGAATAATATTTTACTCATGAAAAAACCTCCTTACATTTTTTTGGATTCCTTCATCAGCTTCTGAACAACAGAGGTGTCAACACTGCTTCCCGTGACGATGACGGCAACCTGTGAACCCGGCTTAACCTTTTGATGCAACAGTGCACCAATTCCGGAAGCTGCCGCCCCTTCGATAATCATTTTGTGTTGATCAAGCATAAAAGTCATCCCATCAGCGAATTCCTGTTCATCCATTAATAAAAGCTCATCGACATATTTTTGGACCAATTGAAACGTGTATTGATTTTGCAGACCAATTCCGCCAAGCAGACTGTCGGCAAGTGTATCGTTTTCGTCAATCTGTATCGGTTTTCCCGCCTGAATGCTGGCATGCATTGCAGGACCGTTTGCTGTTGATAGACCAACGAGCCAGATGCGCGGATTTGTTTCCTTCAAGGCAACACCCAAACCGGAATGCAGTCCTCCGCCGGACAATCCGGCAAGAACGGTATTAACTTCCGGCAACTCTTCAAACAGTTCCAGTCCAATTGTACCTTGCCCTGCGATAATGTGCGGATCATCAAAAGGGTGAATGACAGTAAGCCCTTCTTCTCTTTCCAGTTCATAGCTGCGCGCTTCAGCGTCATCCTGGGATTCACCGTAAATTTCAACTGTTGCACCGGATTTCTGAAGCGCCTCCACTTTTCCATTTGGAACCCTTTCGGAAATACAAATGACTGCCTTGATTCCAAGTTTTTTGGCCATATAGGCAACGCTCAAGCCGAAATTCCCGGTCGAAAAAGTGGTAATTCCTCTATCCCGTTCCTTCTCTGTTAAACTAAGAATCTTATTCGCCGCTCCCCTGATTTTAAATGAGCCGCTCGGATTCATATTTTCCAGTTTCAAGTAAACGGACGCACCAGACACATCAGAAAGTCCTGATGAATAAACCAGTGGTGATT is a window of Virgibacillus ihumii DNA encoding:
- a CDS encoding glycosyltransferase family 2 protein, encoding MGTGHPLISVVIPVYGCETCLEELSKRITETMKQIPAHFEIIFVNDASPDNAWQTIVQLAANDDRIKGIDLARNFGQHHAITAGLDYTAGDWIVVMDCDLQDKPEEIKTLYDKTQEGFEVVFGNRAVRQDNWFKRKTSQMFYRVYDYFTGRTSDHTIANFSISSKKVIDGFRRMREQNRFFPLFIQWMGYKTDTVKIEHCARMEGKSSYNIKKLVSLATDAIISQSNKPLRLSIQFGFLIALASFLYGLYLFIRYFFLAQPVQGWTSVMVSIYFIGGLVFFNFGVLGLYLGKVFNEAKARPLYLIRETTKDLKERR
- a CDS encoding GNAT family N-acetyltransferase — protein: METIRETPWDKRNFNIDTYEILDYSEETLEKTDTLNGHFTIKVNPLENPELLLKHGFYYMDTLIEPVCQRKNLTIYQKNGTSISREYDWEQIAHIADEAFMHGRFHRDFHIPNHLADLRYANWVKDLQKQDNIFALKYNGQTVGFYGYVHDKVLLLGIKKDFRKLGLAKAFTSQGCLEQFNLGYDQLRTSISAANVASLNLFYALGFRLSDTVDVYHKLSGPGV
- a CDS encoding EamA family transporter, with translation MGYLYIFGTIFFTVYGQLVLKWKIDQAGSLPQEWMEKLLFLLQLLLNPWILSGFMSAFVASLFWMAAMTKFNISYAYPFMSLSFVLVFLLSVFLFGDPVTGKKVLGLALIVAGIIVTSQSL
- the rffA gene encoding dTDP-4-amino-4,6-dideoxygalactose transaminase, which translates into the protein MIPFNKPCYVGDEDKTISKALQHNKLSGNGSFGKICTDWLENQLNCEKALLTPSCTAALEMTALLIDAGQGDEIIMPSYTFVSTANAFALRGASIRFVDVDPATMNISPSAIKEAITSKTKAIVVVHYAGVSCDMDTVMDIAQRDNLWVIEDAAQGLMSSFRGKPLGTIGHFGTISFHETKNYTCGEGGALIINDIDMIERAEILQEKGTNRQQFFRGMVDKYSWRDIGSSYLLSDINAAYLSVQLHNAKHILSDRMYSWDKYFNALCDLDEIGIPFIPDSCTHNAHMFYIKTDEAHGLIDFLAKNDIMAVTHYVPLHSSYAGQIYGEMAGRDQHTTRESERIVRLPLYYGMGEETVDYVASHVKSYFRS
- a CDS encoding DUF6044 family protein yields the protein MSKAISGHKLILLACLIIAAYLMPYLILGEDTHIRVHDNLDSNIVWYKLLVESGQFFSTGTLPNVINGLPRSTLASPFDIVVWLYVLFEPITAYTIGQAVMRFAAFFGMYLLLRRWIRQPWITVGTALGFALLPYWPSGLLSIAGLPLALHIFLNIRKHGWNVRKYNWVILFLLPFFSSFILTFVFFLGLIGLLWLIDRFRLHKFNWPFFTAIAGMTVLYLAKNYILIYGMFFSDGFTSHRENLNLGHNNLTDTFELFADNFINGHTHDMAVQTYIIIPVIGLAFLVAARHNIKPRLLTALFLFNAFLSLWYAFWYWEGWRIVKENFMIANTFNFSRIHFLDPMIWYICFALALWILWRHLPFGKVLVSVLMVVQLGILIGLNEEIKYSSIDTPTFAEFYSVDLFDDIQEYIGKDQSEYRVVSIAMHPTIAQYNGFFTLDTYNNSFPLSYKQKFRKIIAPELEKNKTLKNYYDTWGSRLYMYVAELGKHYLFTKQSDEVIDNLEINTSALRKLGGDYVFSALPIENYQENGLSFERSFTAAGSGSPWKIYLYKVEPD
- a CDS encoding acyl-CoA dehydrogenase family protein, whose translation is MKRLADLNTMEERLDLMKETVKPFKQRGEIHDREGTFPFDNFNDLKDIGYPALTIPEKFGGLGISLCEMLKHQEIIAKADGSTALSIGWHMGITKHTGENESWDRKKFQAFADDVKETGALLNNAATEPATGSPTRGGKPQTTAKKSGNGWVITGRKTFTTMAPILSYAVVSASIENSDKVGNFLIRREREGVSVDETWDSTAMKASGSHDLVLENVHIGEDDLIGYLTPGKKAAAGWLLHIPACYLGIARAAQEYATIFASEYSPNSIQGTISELPNVKEKLGQMELRIMQSSSFLYSVAAKWDASSEMVRANMQPELGAVKVSVVNQAVEIVDLAMRVAGARSLSAKNPLQRYYRDVRAGIHNPPMDDMVISQLGGHALNRIK
- a CDS encoding tartrate dehydrogenase, which encodes MKHINIALIPGDGIGPEVVAEGVKVLKAIENLDDNLSFSFTEFPWGCEYYLQEGRMMADDGIEQLKTFDAIYLGAVGYPGVPDHISLWDLLLKIRKEFDQYVNLRPVTLLDESLTPLKSRTDKDIDFLVIRENSEGEYAGAGDRLYKGKPEEVVLQTGVFSRKGTERIIRYAYEEAKRTGKTLTSISKGNALNHSMVFWDEVFEEIGKEYPDVETSSYLVDAASLYFVNDPGRFEVVVTSNLFGDILTDLGAALTGGLGLATGANVNPEKEFPSMFEPVHGSAPDIAGKGLANPLAAIWSVSQMLDFFDEERWGAIVLEVIREIIKEKDNLTPDLGGKASTADVGGRIVSLLENRKQ
- a CDS encoding Na+/H+ antiporter NhaC family protein, giving the protein MDFLSIVPPLAAVALAIVTKRVLMSLFISIWIGGMIAAGGDPFAGVGITFTWMKDVMTDPWNARFLVMTALLGTGAAFMFKTGGSAGLIKMLEKKLTSAKRVQFLAYILGIVIFFNDYVNTVIVGNASKDITAKHKVSREKLSYILDSTAAPMATLGPVSDWIGFQVSLIAAAFAGLSITGAEPYFVFLQSIPWNFYAILCLLAVPMIIAMKDFGPMAKAEHRAKTTGKLIPEDSTPLSSVDQDLGEPFKKEGSVWNFILPLATLIGVSVWALWFTGGGAEGKSIMDALADTKVAVSLTWGAFSMTLVGMIIALFQGMDLKTCEDTLLGGIRTMLPALIIIVLAWSIGTVTSELGTAEYVVSVTESWMTAALIPFLIFIIGMFISFATGTSWGTMSILTPIAIPLAYSFGGIELVQIIIGAVFAGAIFGDHVSPISDTTVMSSIFAESDHIAHVNTQIPYALVPAGIAAVLFLSYSIVGNGFVLLIAGIIIQFFLIRYLGNRQQQKTKNEERLHA
- the alr gene encoding alanine racemase, which translates into the protein MRQTARITSHNPTVAEVDLGAFHENVRNIKKRIHDDSMLMAVIKTNAYGHGVVPIGKEAVKAGADRLGVTAVEEGAALRESGVDVPIHLLGSITFEQAGDVIEYELTPFVASTELAKTISAEAIKRNVTLPLHVKMDTGLHRFGMEPGEVLSFCETCYDLPGISWEGIYTHFSSADEGEWEKTEQEYQLFHDTVAELESNGFHFPIKHVAASTITLERQDMHLGMVRPGIALFGYAPAPRQRKMVRLKPVMRLRSKLVRVRELPPETPVGYGGSYVTKKKEKIAVVPIGLGDGYHLALSNKGQMLVRGQRAGIVGSISLDQTLIDVTNIDGVSEGDEVIVMGRQGDNEILAPQIADWMGSNVDEVLASLMMRVQREYI